The genomic DNA CCAAGCAGTAGCAAGCTGCCCATCCATCCTGTGGCTCCCGTCCAACTAGACACTCAGGTCTCAGAGAGAAATGAGAGATAGCACGAAGGTTAGCCGTACATCACACCACGAGCCATAGCAAGACGGAGAAGACCACTCgtatttttgtctctctctcacaccaAGAAAAGCACATAGGCATGCACGCCGAGAAGTCGTATTTTGCACCCGACGGATAAAGATACCTGTCATACTGGCTGTCTAATTGCTCAGATTTCATCAGGCGCCAGTGGTGGTTGAGGGATGTCAGCCAGTCTGTCTAATAGGGTCACATCGTAAAAGGCAGGGTCTAACACTtttacacattaacacatgcatCGACAGGCAGAGATACCAGAAGTGTTGTCCAATGTCAGCACCTCTTCCAGCTCTCTTAAAAATATGGCTGCTAGTGTCTAGTCAGAGTTTTCTTAGTAACCATGGATAGATTCCTGAACTGGCCTAATTggcacaggcccaggggccaAAAGTGTCAGGGGCACCTGGCCTTTACCTACAATTGGAGAGACGTGTACTTACTagaaagaaatgcaaaattacCAGGAAGAGGtttaaaattactacaaaaaagacacaaaaataacacaaagagaccaaaacaactacatgcACAACGAGACCACAAATAGAATCACAACAAGGAAAAGGCACGAAATAACCACAAGGcgacacaaagtgactacaaagaaacacaaaacaacaacggagacacaaaacaattacaaagagacacaaaacaacttcaaagagatacaaatgactacaaagagaaacaaaatgaccacaaagacacataaaatgactacataaagaaaaaaaacaataacaaagagatgcaaaataactacagaAATGGgcaaaagaccaaaacaattacaaaatgaccacaaagagacacaagcaACAGAcaaccacaaaacacacaaaaccacagaggGATGCATGACAcctacaaggagacacaaaagaaCAACCAAACGAGGCTAAACAAGAGACCAATTGTCTTGTAATCCAGCCATGTTGGTAACGTTTAAGAGAGTCTGTTAAATAGAACTGAAAGCCACACAAGCTAATGCACAACAACACAGTacacacatttaataaaagtaaaagctaTCCAGAGAATGTTTCAGTAATCTCTGGCTATTTAAATGCTCTTAGATAGATCAATAGTGCCTTCTGAGTTGATGTCAGACATTCGATATATTGGTTTAAAATACTGCTTGGTCATTTTATCTCCCACTTTAATCAGTCAACATGTGAATCAGGGTTAGTGCGTTTGATTTGATACAGTTCACAAGACTAGACACAGTTTAATGTTTGACTGAATAGACGGTATTGCATGCCTGCATGCTCTTTAAGCTCAGATACAGCTATTGCTTTGTGCAGtcacagagagaaggagggtTCTGTGACAGTAAATTAGAGGAGACACGGAAGCAAAGggaatttttttaaaccagactGAGGGGGAAGACAGCGTCAGTAACACAGAAGGagataatgataaaataagagCGCTGAGTGAGGGAGAGGCCAACAGAGCATTTGAGAGAGCAGCGGGAGGACAAGTAAGTGAGAGGAGAAAGACTATAATGATCCACTAGCAGCTGAGCGATCCCACATGCAGCTGGGATCACTGACAGACCTTGAGAAACACCATTATACATCACaccaaaacacaaatacacataccGCTGCATGTATTAGACAGAAGAGGAGCTGCCTTGCAATATTGGCCAGATGACTTCAGGGATAATGTGAGATAGATGTTCACTTGCTGCTACACATTGGACACATTTGACATTTCGACTTAATATCTCTTCGGGGAAAGATTTTCATTTCACGAGAGAGTGATGAGGAAAATATTTACCAAGTTGTGTTTTCATAGAGACCCAAATGGGCTCTTTAGTGTGTTTTATGTCACCTCCAGTAGGTCCCACACACAATAAACCCTCTTCAGAAACCCCATGTAACCGCACTCATTCATATACAGCTGCGTTTGATTCAGCTCGCCTTGCACATCATAGATTTTGTGCTGAATCTAAAGTAGCAGAATTGGTTAGAGCGTAGTAACTCAACCATGTTGGTGTGCTTGGAGCCATGAATCAAACGCTTACATATAAAAGCGTAAAGAATGCTCCTCTTTTACCACGATGCTCTGACTAAACCCTGCCTTGATCCCTcctgtgttgtgtttgtctgaGACTGGGTTAAATCTAtcttagattttttatttcttttcttttcagttcTACTTTAGGAGCGCTTGATTCTGTGTTTGCCCAGACAGGGAGTTGCTTTCTCTGCACCATTTCTCTATGAGCTTTTTGAAATCAAGTGCACCTTTAGTAATccagaagaaaaataaactccTATTTTGACTCCTGCCTGGTGCAGACTGgatcaaaataaatgaaatcctCCTCAAATACATAAAGGAGAGATTGATTTACCTTGCTGGGCACAGCGAAATAAGTGGTTGTGTCCCAACAATGCCcacacattaaatcaaacactCCTTAGGTATTTGGTGTATGTCTGTGGGGGGCTCTCCATCCCACAAAGTTGTCTCTTCCCTTGTGACCCCAGTTGCTCTCCCTTTCACTGATTTGTCAGTGACTGGATGGATGTAAAACTGCTAAATCACTGTTGAATAGTGTGTGTAATTTTcaacacatatatgtatacgaGGGGCAGTGCATCCTGGGCTAAAGATGTCAACATGTGATGCAGTTAACACATGTTAGACTGATCACAGTGTTGAAAATGACACACCATTTAAAGAGTGTTTTTCTGAACATTCATCACAGATCTGTGACCTGTAGAGAGTCAGCGCTTTCTACAAGGAGAGGAACAACTTTATGGCATGAAAAGCACCTTGTATGTACCAAAATatccatgcatgtgtgtgtgtatgtgtgcattcacacacaatCCTCGAGTGTGtctgcacacattcacacacgcacaattcaaacacacacactcagacatgacgtgtgtgtgttttacgtTCTCTATATTgggttgttattgttttgtggCAGTGTTGGGTGCTGCTGCGCAGACAGTggaggctgaggaggaggagggggaggtgcTGGATAGACACAGATGTCTGTTGGCCCTGGCAGCGCTGCGACACGCCAAGTGGTTCCAGGTCGGCACCCACTCACTTCCTGTCTTCCTGCCCGATGCTTATTGTAGCCTGACGATTCAGCCAAAGGGAACACACTCGCGTTCAGCTAATGCTGTGGTGCTTATTATGCACACTCAGTTATCTAGAATAGATAGAAGTGTAGAAAAAAACTTCCTAAAATAAATTTGgatgtatatgttataatgATTACAAATTATATTCTAGTTAAAGGCAATGTGGCTGATAAAGATATGTTTTTATGCTTGCTCATTTTTGCAGGATGTTTGTTATACAACATCATGAATTAAAAATTCACATCAGTTACATAAATACTTTCAAATTCTATCAATCTTTTAAATTATctcaaaatgtgtatttttcacTCTATACAATGTTGCAACTGGCCCACTGTATATGAActggaaaaacatggaaaaagaagtaaaagtaaaaagaatcGTAAGGCTACAAAAGCAATGGttgatatttgtttttctttttggctATTATGTGAACCTGCCTGCTCTGTATAGTATGTCAATGCTTCCTTTTGATTCCCCACCCATACCCTTCCCCATCTATCTCCCAACTCACTTAActtactgacaaaaaaaaagtacaagttCAGAATATAGGTATTTTCTGAAGACATAGacataactgatttttttccaattcaaaaaaaaattcagtaaaaattttttattaaactaaattcAAAATGTTTACCATCTTAAACTCAGGATATTCATTCTCTGTGGGGTTCCAGACAGAAATCATTTCATTATGTGGCTTTGTGGTGTGAAGCAGGCTGTTTATCTGTATGTGTTTGCACAAATACCACTCCCCCTGCACTCAATTTgttcccttcctccctctctttctgtttaATCTTCCTTCTTGCATTCCTCCgcctttcctttttctctcctctccatccctcGATCTCTCTCAGGCTCGAGTGAACGGGCTTAAGTCCTGCGTTATCGTCCTCAGGATACTTAGAGACATGTGCAATAGACACCCTGTCTGGGAACCTCTCAAGGGATGGGTGAGTCTTCTGCTGTAATTAACTGTGTTTTTATGCTGTTATGTGCATTTGCCCATTATTTCAAAAATGTCCTCCATATCCCTGATGTAATGGGAGGCCCATATTTCTAATAACATTTGAAGAATTGTGCTAAAATATCATCCATAGGAGAAATGTGTGTCTCGTTCACGGCTGAAGAATTCCAATGCATAAAAGAGTCTAATTAAGATCTGATTGACAGACATGCTGTTTATCATGTTAGCAAGAAGGATGAATTATGTTTACAGAGAAAACCACTAAATATATTATGTAAATTCAACATTTAAGcaacagatggatggatggatttgttCCAGTCCACACTTTGTGACTTTAAAGTCATATAATGTAGGTAGCGACCAAATTGCCTTCATATGGTAGGATCAAGtatcaaaaaaatgacttttcattcaaaaacaaatTTCTATACctgataataaataacaatacatCTAATCAGCATCAGTAAGCCACTTAGCATGCAGCATGGTTGTACCAAGATCTAATATTGCTGTTGACTGGCTGTCTAATGTTACACAATGTTAAAGCATGAAGGAGAAATCGTATAGGcattatgtaaaaaatgttaaattgattttatttaaatttcttcACAGCTGCATTCACAGACGTTTTCATTCATGTctaagtgtgtctgtgtgtgtgtgtgtgtgtgtttgttcttgcagcccttAGAGCTTATCTGTGAGAAGGCAATTGCCACCTGCAACAGACCTCTCGGGGCTGGAGAAGCCCTGCGTCGAGTCATGGAGTGTCTGGCCTCAGGCATACTGCTACCAGGTACGGAGCCATGGTGAATGCATGAATGTACAGCTGGAGAGATTAGCGAAATCAACAGAGGAGCATGTGTGCTTTCATTCAAATTGGCATCACAGTGGAATGTAGATGTAGCGAGGGAGCATGCAATATTTGGGTAGATGAGCGGCTTTATCGAGACTCTGCTTGGCACATTTTTGAGCAGTTTGTCTAAGAGAGGTCAAGACATTATCAATGACCCGGCAGAGCATAGCTGTCTGAGGAATCTTAATTAGGAGCAGCTGAAGGCTTTCTTTACAAAATCTTATGCAtccatagcaaaaatccaattattcaaaagtttaatttaagactttcattttacttaatttaaaaaactgtatgTGGATGTTGAAGATACAGTAAATGTGTCCTTCTAGACTCAAGGTTATTTAGGTCCTACTTAAGAGAGTACTgagaaaagatttttttttttttaatgtggagtGGTGAACTTGAATGTCTGCTTAAGTTTAATTTACAGGTTAAAAAATGACAGGAGAATATATATTCACctacagttttcaaatttaataCAAATGTAGCTTGGGATTTCTACCTTAAAAATGAAGTGACTGGTTTGAATCTCTCACCGCCAGTTTGACCAGTTAAATTCTCCTGGTGTTGTTATTTTAATAGTCATTGTGACTCATATCATGACAGTGAAGCCTAATTAAATGTTGCTGAGCTGCAGCGTCATTGCATAAAGTGACAACAACtgactttgtgtctgtgtgtgttgtctcctgtCACTTCCCCCAGGTGGTCCAGGTTTACACGACCCATGTGAGAAAGAGCCAACAAACACACTAGCCAACATGACCGACCAGCAGGCTGAGGCCGTTACCTACCGcgcacaggtacacacacacacacacacacacacacgtcagctTAAAGACACAGTTGTTATCACCCAGCTGTACTTGCCCTGAGCTGTCAGTGTGTGGGAATAAGTAAGCAACACGCCCATTACCAGACAGAAAGACCCCGTCACCACCCCAACCACACGATCTGCATGCACACTCACATCCACACTTGTGTGAGCGTGCATGCGCGTCTCCAGAAAGAGCTGTGTGGTGCTGCATTTTAATGATTGGTGTGGGAAACTATTGCCATTGCAAGCCATAAATCCATCTCTGACACCCCGAGGACAGTATTTGTGTGCACACACTGTGGGCGTGCGTGCTGTCATGTccttcttcacacacacactcgactGAGCAGGGCAGCCTCTGAGCCGCATGGCTTAGTGAATCCTGCCGTCCATTTCCTTTGAAGGCAGCCTGAACGAGGCTGGAATGTCAATGGGGATAATTGTATTGGAGCAGATACAAGAGCAGATAGAAGAGAGGGAGCTGTTCTGTCAATGAGCTACACCGAGCCTCATGAATATCTGAGACACTCCAACTCCCTAATGGATTTGTATTAGCAGAGCCACTGTGGCCCATTCTGGTTATCTTTCTGATTGTTTGTGTAGATAGAGGATGTGTACATTAGATCGAGgatgataaattaaaagaatACTTCACcctttgtataatgtatatctGCATATTAATTACTCAACCAGTGTTATCTTGAATTCTTGACCTTTTTCTTTGGCAGGCCCCACTGTAAACggagaaacataaaacagaataaGTCCTTGATGAGTTGAAGTGAATGGAGGCCACATTTAACAATAGAAAAAGTTGATCAAACCCATCCAGTCGTATGCTCAGTACTTCCCAAATGCATGTATTTTCACTGAACGTGAGTAGCACCTGTGAGGTGGGTTATGCAGTGTGCACGTGTTTTAAATAGTAAGATTTTggaaaaatgcatgtgtttaggAAGAACTGAGCACACGACaggataaatgagacttggaCTATACCCCACAAGTTGTGTGAGAATTGTAAAGTAGAGtttgtttttcatatatttttgttgCCAATTAACGCATCCATTTTCAGAATCTTCGTTCACTGTAGAGGTGTgcaagaaaaataacattttcttaaataattCACTGTAATATGGGGCGAGTAATTGATTCAAATGGTCATGTTGTGGGTgaagtatttctttaatatacaGACATACTGGTCAGTATGTTGGCtgatgttattaataataagagGGAAATATGAAAAAGCACGTCTACTCTGGTTATCTTTGAGTACAAGCTTGTGTGTGTTGCAAGAAGACTCAAGATGTCTTATATAATATATCTGTAGACATACATTAATTAACAGGTCTTGCAGAGATGTAATGCTTATTTACATATATACCTTTGCCCATGCACTTCTATGTTTGGACATGGcctttttacatttatgaatataattatgaatatcATTTCACCAGCCTGAATATTCTATCCTAATGTTTTGTCCCTCTCGgtttttaaaaccaaaatttACCACCTCCTGCTTTGTCCTACATTagtgcagcagctacaacagaATTTCTGATCAAGATATacattattgattcatcatacTCTTCATGAGGGAAGTCACGTCACAGCAAGACTGCTGTAAGAGCAGAGTAACTGGATGTCTGTACAAATCGTCTATCTTGGATATAGCGGCTTTGAGTAtttttaaaagtgctatataaatccaataaattattattattattattatacatatagCAAACTGCAGGGCACTCACTTTGCATTGGACAGTGTTCCCTTTATTGGAAAGTAAAATGATTCAGGATCATATTTAAATAGATTCCCCCTTTTTTGCTAACTGGAAGTGTGCTGTCTGAAAGAAGTGGGCATTTGGAAATCAGGGAGGGTCTAAGAAAGTCACTCAAGTTGAATTATGGAAAAGTAATATCGAACTTTAAGTAAGTGCACTGTTAAATTGCTGGAATACGTCTTTGCCAGTAAAAGAAGAGCAAATAATTTGCGTGTGTTACCTTCAACAGCATGCCCTCAGACTCATGGCGTTCGGACAAATCTACAAGGTGTTGGAGATGGAGCCTCTTCCCTCAAATAAACCATCGCAGAAATACCCTTGGTCTGATAAAGAAGGTGTGTCTACTTGCTTGTCTGCCTCAGCATGTGTGTCTTCTGTCCAGTGTATCCCCTGCATGTCTTTCTGTCCTTGTCTGGCCTGATTATCTTTCTATTTAGGCTTTCAGTCTCTATGTATCAATTTTTTGGTGTCTCTGTTAATCTGTCACTGTGAAAGCTTGTTCGTCCATCTGTCATTCTCACATGAAACCTACAACATTCCTTGGTTCATGTGGAGGGCTTTTGGTCATAGGTCGGATTTCCCATCAAATCTTTTCACACATGACGTGACCTTTGGTGGTTTTTCTACCCACAAGCACTGACAGCACTGTCAGTATTACTGAAGTGTGAAGCACCACCAAATATGATGTTTTGCCTCCTTTTTGCACAAAATTTTGTTCAGTGTCACACCGAAAGCATGTCATAGTCATAGTGAAATTTTATcaactttttatgcagaaatgttTATGCTTTTGTTCACACAAGAGCAAGTTGGCAAATTTTCAGAACGGCTTTCATGGAAAATCGACTCAAGCCTGTTAGTGCCTTATGACACTGTCATGATACTTTGCCAAAGTATTTACAGATTAAGGTGCATGTAGGGAAGGAGCTTATAGGTCTTTCTCATTGTTtgttggtctgtctgtctgtctgttctgtTTATCCTGTCTGTGAGTTTATCATCTTTATGCTTTTTCTCccatattgtttgttttctgcgCCTTTGCCtcgcttttttttaatcacacatAAGAGCCTTTGTGTATGTTCATATTAACATCTCTTCTAGTCACTGACTGATTAGTAACTCTATATTTCTCTTTGCGTCCCTCCCTCTTGATTTGGCTCCAGGCTTAGGTCTGAAGAGGCCATATGAGGATGGAGCGATGGATGACAAGGACCTCAtcaagaagatgaagaggaatCTTCGGAAAGGtacaagaaggaaggaaagagtcAGAGTGTTATTTCCTGATTGTTTCTGTTCATTCCACCTCAATCTATTCAAAGATGGaaagaaatacatttctgaCCTAAGAAAGTAGGGGTAAATAAATACCAcctttcaaatgttttattcagcaTGGGATCATCTTTAGTCTTATTCAAAccactaaaaacaaaacagcacaatgCTTACAGATGGAAGCAATCATATTGTTGTCCACAGACAAGCCTTACTTCTCTTCCCCGTCTCTATTTTTTCCCCGCCTGCTTCTCTCCCTTCCACTTTCCTTCCATCCCTTGGAGGCAGATCAATAGTATTGATTGCTAACATTTTAGTAGGCCACCCAACCATCCCCAGCTCTTTCTTCATACAAGGAGAAGATGAACCACGACTaatggagacagagaggcattTTTAGATATTGACAAACTGGAGGAAAGTGattgaaagagaaagaaaatagaGAGGCCCCTTTATTCATCATGAAAACAACCAGCAAGGGTGCTGAAAACCTTTCGAAAAAGTGATTTATTACATATAGTATTTCTGAATTGGCCCAGTCTGTCCAATTCCGGCTGGATAATTGGTACAGCCCCTACAAAAGCTTATTAAATCTATCCTAATGTGCTCTTCTTTCTATTGTAACCATACTCCCTCCATTTCTTTTGCATTAGTCCTAGACAGTAAAGCCATAGACTCCAACCAGCCAATGAACGCCCTGATGCGGTTGAACCAGATCCGGCCGGGGCTGCAGTATCGCCTGCTGTCCCAGTCGGGCCCGGTTCACGCTCCAGTCTTCACCATGTCTGTGGACCTGGATGGAACCATTTACGAAGCATCTGGATCCTCCAAGAAGACCGCCAAGCTCCACGTTGCCGTCAAGGTAAGAAAGACAATTTgagtaaactgtgtgtgtggtgtgtatgtGCAAGGACAAGAACATCCTTTCtgatttatgtttgtgtgaaatGATATAAAAGACCCACCAATCGAAAAAGAGGGATTCTTCTTCTTTGGCTACCTGAAGAACTTTCTAAGCTCCAGCTGCAGCCAAACCTGTGTGTATCTATtaatgtgtttctgtatgtgtatgcctattggtgtgtgtgtgcttgtgaggAGGGATGGAGGTGGGCAAATCCATGTAATCCCAAAGTGGTTGTGAACAAAGAGGCTCTCCAGAGCACAGAGCCAGGATAATCCGCTCGACGCTCCATTCCCATAAAAGGCTCTTTCTCCCCCTTTTCCATTCTCCTTCTCGCTCACTTTCTTTCTCGCATGTACTCACCTTTTGATCTacccttctctctctgtttctctctctctctctgctgtacTGTAATGGCTGGTTCAGCAGCTGTAACACAATCATCCATTTGGGTCAAATACGTGTCGTTCTTCTATTCTCTTCTGTGCACATATTGTTCTGAATCACTTTGCTCCTCTCTGTGTGCTGTCGAGGACTTCCTCATGTGACTCTGTACAGCCAGTGATTTATAATAGCTTCATTGTAACCATTGTGGGAATTAGATTAAACTCTGCCGTGTCAGTATGTGTAGTATGCTGTGGTGTTCTTTGTGAAAATAGAGTCATTTGTGTCATCAACATATTTACGAATGTGGTTGTATTTCCTGTCTTTGCTCTGCTTTTCATCCTCATTGCCTTGGGTAACAGCTTTCTACTTTTATGGCTGATAATGCCAATAAAGTCTGTTCTACATAGAGCCATCACACACAAAGGAACATTAATGTATCAGTGGAAAATTGTTCTCTTATTGCAAAATCTGTCTCATCCCCTTTAGTGTGTTATATATTATCCATTTagcaacataacataacatattttacACAACCTATAACATTATCTAGAGTGTTTATATTGTAGCTACAGTAGTAAGACCATGCTGCTCtttaagtcgctttggatgcaccaaaaataaatataaccaTTTAGACCCCCAAATTAGAAGAAAAATGTaagtcattaaaaaatgttgtttttctaatCAGAGCAACTGTCATAGCATATTACCATTTTCCCAGGGATATCAACTGGTTGATTGCTAACATGCACTGGTCAAAATTGAAGTCAGACTGTCAAAAGTGTCCACCCAGTCAGCAAAACAGAACTCTCTGTGGACCAAACTGTCATTTTTCATTCCTTTTTCACAAAATCCATGAACTGTTTTCTCATTCAAACTCCACCACCTGCAAAACACGACATATTTGCAACACAAGTGCTAACACActgttttcaaaactgttaaaacaCTTTCAAAACAGCATGAGGGCAAATTATTTTAGCACTTCTGCAATAACCATTTTGAATACAGCACTTGTGTATTACTTCCTGTTGTTATCAGTGAGAATGTATGCTTTCTGAGTGAGAATTATTGCCAGTTGCTAATTGAAGGAGCTAATCGTGAGACATGTTTGAAGTATCTTGTTGGTTTAAGTGACTTTTGGAGGCGAGATTAACTGTCTGGTCAGGATGCATGTTGCAGATTGTAGGAATAGTTTTGAAAAAGTGGCTTTAGTATTTTaggctttattttttgttttccatttcTTCCTTCCtaacttcttttattttttatcatcatcTTCCCTCTCTAGGTTCTCCAGGCGATGGGCTACCCGACAGGTTTCGACTCAGACCTGGACCCCATGAGTTCAGATGAGAAGTCGGATGGTGAAGGGAAGAGTGAGACTTCGTCGCACACTAGCAATAACCCAACACACTCCTCGGACAGTTCCAACACACTGGAGGTGAGATACATGGCTGATAGATGAATTCATGCACTCAGTTCAAAATGCTTTCTTAACCTTTAAGTCTGGGGAATTTGATTGTAAGTGATTATCAGTCACTCTAGTTTACAGACATTTAAGCAAAgggataaaaacattaaatctctACCGTGCTTACAGTCATGCTCTTGTTCATGCGCATCACGCTCAATCCCCCAGGTTTACTGTCTAATATAGCTATGAAGATGCTTCTAAATTAGATTACTTTAATAATCTTTTCTCTCCCCAGGTACGAACTCAGGGTCCCATACTGACGGCAAGTGGAAAGAACCCTGTCATGGAGCTAAACGAAAAGAGACGAGGCCTCAAATACGAACTCATCTCTGAAAGTGGAGGCAGCCATGACAAACGCTTTGTTATGGAGGTGAGAGcttcatgtacacacacacagactgacttTTCTGATAAAAGATTATAAAAGATGTAAACATTGAATAGAGTGTGGAgccatgacaaaaaacatagaaaaaatgcACATGCACTTTAGGCAGCCCGGCAGAGACACATACAGAGGCTTAGCTCAACACACTCAGAAACAGGCCGATCACTGGTGGCGTCAATCAGTCAACTTGGTTCCTGGAGCAGGCCTGTTCTCTGTTGGGTGTCTTGTTTTCCGACATGCCTGGCTGCTCCATCGCTCCGCTGATTGATTAGCAGGCCTGCTTGACAGCAGGGCATCGCTAAACAAGCCGTCCTGTTCTGCCAGACTGGCTGGCTGAGTTACTGATGGCTGATAAACGCATGGACGAATTATTATGTGATTGTTAGTATTGAAAGAGTTGTAgcataaaatacaaatagaaaTGATAAATAGAATAGACAATCTAAATatgatttcttcttttgtttaacctcaattataaaacatgttttgtttaatattttacgTTCTGTGTTTGCATTTCAGGTGGAGGTCGATGGGCAGAAGTTTCGTGGGGCAGGCCCCAACAAAAAAGTAGCAAAGGCCAgtgctgctctggcagctctggAAAAGCTCTTCTCTGGTCCCAACGCAGCtgcaaataagaaaaagaagatcTTGCCTCAGGTAGAGAGACACAGTACATACCAGACACAGAGGGCACTTCTTCAATCTAAAGcatttacacacagaatgaaacgtACAATCACAGAATCTGTCAGTCTCTTCCTTCAGAGCAAAACTGtcagtgcagctttaaagaTGATGAAGTTTTAAACATCTTTACACACCTCTTCATCTCTGTAGAGGTGTAGGATGGTTTGTCCACTGTGTTCACCCATCAGTAACCAATAGCACTTTGTTTAACAAGGCTTTAATCTGTCCAATACAAGACAGTTATCAGACCACCACTCTTCCACTTATGTTATAAATCATTCTGACAGATTGTGTGAATGTTTGAAGCACAACTGCAAATGATGTGTCTGTGTTCAGACTAAAGGAGCTCTggcggcggcagcagcagcctcagcaGTAGCAGCTCAAGTAgccagaggaagaggaagagcagCCCTCGCGAGAGGAGCCTTCGTCAGTGCAGCCGCACCTGGATACGTCACACCAGGTAGTGAGAGGATGTCTAGTTTTCTTGTTTTACTAAGACagtaagcattttttttagaaattactttccattttctttttccaggGTAATTTTGTCACCATATGATTTTCTAactgattaatacatttttgagataATCAGCTGGACATCCACTTATATTTGAATCTGCTCTGTGTGTATAAATGAATGTACAGTGTGTTACTCTTGTTAGGAAGGAGTGTAACTTCCATTCAGGTCACTTAACCTGACCCCACAGCTGTCTGCTTTAGTGCAGGATGTCAAAAACACTCATCTAAACTTACTGAAGATGTTGAAAAATACAGCCTGGAATTAAACAAGTCCACAATTGAATTAGAACCTGTAACCTGTTC from Centropristis striata isolate RG_2023a ecotype Rhode Island chromosome 19, C.striata_1.0, whole genome shotgun sequence includes the following:
- the strbp gene encoding spermatid perinuclear RNA-binding protein gives rise to the protein MRSFRSFSNDDRHVMAKHSTIYPSSQELEAVQTLVSTVECALKHVSDWLDQSSSEVHSQVDSQPADSTEDDDPGDEPSNETEDSSDSYREPSSGGVLCGVMRIGLVAKGLLIKGDMDLELVLMCRDKPTQTLLDTVCHNLPTQIEKLTEEKYEVTSSLPKAAILVRTTTEPKLTLTVTLTSPAMREDEEEEEEEEEEEEELENGEEGHEEEEEEVEDELEEQEKKNGRVLGAAAQTVEAEEEEGEVLDRHRCLLALAALRHAKWFQARVNGLKSCVIVLRILRDMCNRHPVWEPLKGWPLELICEKAIATCNRPLGAGEALRRVMECLASGILLPGGPGLHDPCEKEPTNTLANMTDQQAEAVTYRAQHALRLMAFGQIYKVLEMEPLPSNKPSQKYPWSDKEGLGLKRPYEDGAMDDKDLIKKMKRNLRKVLDSKAIDSNQPMNALMRLNQIRPGLQYRLLSQSGPVHAPVFTMSVDLDGTIYEASGSSKKTAKLHVAVKVLQAMGYPTGFDSDLDPMSSDEKSDGEGKSETSSHTSNNPTHSSDSSNTLEVRTQGPILTASGKNPVMELNEKRRGLKYELISESGGSHDKRFVMEVEVDGQKFRGAGPNKKVAKASAALAALEKLFSGPNAAANKKKKILPQTKGALAAAAAASAVAAQVARGRGRAALARGAFVSAAAPGYVTPGFGTPYGYSPAAAAAPAYGGLFIDNPFYQPRTIAPFIIHLGPQDLFSDF